A section of the Piliocolobus tephrosceles isolate RC106 chromosome 14, ASM277652v3, whole genome shotgun sequence genome encodes:
- the TGFBR1 gene encoding TGF-beta receptor type-1 isoform X1 has protein sequence MEAAAAAPRPRLLLLVLAAAAAALLPGATALQCFCHLCTKDNFTCVTDGLCFVSVTETTDKVIHNSMCIAEIDLIPRDRPFVCAPSSKTGSVTTTYCCNQDHCNKIELPTTGPFSVKSSPGLGPVELAAVIAGPVCFVCISLMLMVYICHSRTVIHHRVPNEEDPSLDRPFISEGTTLKDLIYDMTTSGSGSGLPLLVQRTIARTIVLQESIGKGRFGEVWRGKWRGEEVAVKIFSSREERSWFREAEIYQTVMLRHENILGFIAADNKDNGTWTQLWLVSDYHEHGSLFDYLNRYTVTVEGMIKLALSTASGLAHLHMEIVGTQGKPAIAHRDLKSKNILVKKNGTCCIADLGLAVRHDSATDTIDIAPNHRVGTKRYMAPEVLDDSINMKHFESFKRADIYAMGLVFWEIARRCSIGGIHEDYQLPYYDLVPSDPSVEEMRKVVCEQKLRPNIPNRWQSCEALRVMAKIMRECWYANGAARLTALRIKKTLSQLSQQEGIKM, from the exons ATGGAGGCGGCGGCCGCTGCTCCGCGTCCCCGGCTGCTTCTCCTCGtgctggcggcggcggcggcggcgctgcTCCCGGGGGCGACGG CATTACAGTGTTTCTGCCACCTCTGTACAAAAGACAATTTTACTTGTGTGACAGATGGGCTCTGCTTTGTCTCTGTCACAGAGACCACAGACAAAGTTATACACAACAGCATGTGTATAGCTGAAATTGACTTAATTCCTCGAGATAGGCCATTTGTATGTGCACCCTCTTCAAAAACTGGGTCTGTGACTACAACATATTGCTGCAATCAGGACCATTGCAATAAAATAGAACTTCCAACTACTG GCCCTTTTTCAGTAAAGTCGTCACCTGGCCTTGGTCCCGTGGAACTGGCAGCTGTCATTGCTGGACCAGTGTGCTTTGTCTGCATCTCACTCATGTTGATGGTATATATCTGCCACAGTCGCACTGTCATTCACCATCGAGTGCCAAATGAAGAGGACCCTTCATTAGATCGCCCTTTTATTTCAGAGGGTACTACGTTGAAAGACTTAATTTATGATATGACAACATCAGGTTCTGGCTCAG gTTTACCATTGCTTGTTCAGAGAACAATTGCGAGAACTATTGTGTTACAAGAAAGCATTGGCAAAGGTCGATTTGGAGAAGTGTGGCGAGGAAAGTGGCGGGGAGAAGAAGTTGCTGTTAAGATATTCTCTTCTAGAGAAGAACGTTCATGGTTCCGTGAGGCAGAGATTTATCAAACTGTAATGTTACGTCATGAAAACATCCTGGGATTTATAGCAGCAGACAATAAAG ACAATGGCACTTGGACTCAGCTCTGGTTGGTGTCAGATTATCATGAGCATGGATCCCTTTTTGATTACTTAAACAGATACACAGTTACTGTGGAAGGAATGATAAAACTTGCTCTGTCCACAGCGAGCGGTCTTGCCCATCTTCACATGGAGATTGTTGGTACCCAAG GAAAGCCAGCCATTGCTCATAGAGATTTGAAATCAAAGAATATCTTGGTAAAGAAGAATGGAACTTGCTGTATTGCAGACTTAGGACTGGCAGTAAGACACGATTCAGCCACAGATACCATTGATATTGCTCCAAACCACAGAGTGGGAACAAAAAG GTACATGGCCCCTGAAGTTCTCGATGATTCCataaatatgaaacattttgAATCCTTCAAACGTGCTGACATCTATGCAATGGGCTTAGTATTCTGGGAAATTGCTCGACGATGTTCCATTGGTG GAATTCATGAAGATTACCAGCTGCCTTATTATGATCTTGTACCTTCTGACCCATCagtggaagaaatgagaaaagttgTTTGTGAACAGAAGTTAAGGCCAAATATCCCAAACAGATGGCAGAGCTGCGAA
- the TGFBR1 gene encoding TGF-beta receptor type-1 isoform X2, with the protein MEAAAAAPRPRLLLLVLAAAAAALLPGATALQCFCHLCTKDNFTCVTDGLCFVSVTETTDKVIHNSMCIAEIDLIPRDRPFVCAPSSKTGSVTTTYCCNQDHCNKIELPTTVKSSPGLGPVELAAVIAGPVCFVCISLMLMVYICHSRTVIHHRVPNEEDPSLDRPFISEGTTLKDLIYDMTTSGSGSGLPLLVQRTIARTIVLQESIGKGRFGEVWRGKWRGEEVAVKIFSSREERSWFREAEIYQTVMLRHENILGFIAADNKDNGTWTQLWLVSDYHEHGSLFDYLNRYTVTVEGMIKLALSTASGLAHLHMEIVGTQGKPAIAHRDLKSKNILVKKNGTCCIADLGLAVRHDSATDTIDIAPNHRVGTKRYMAPEVLDDSINMKHFESFKRADIYAMGLVFWEIARRCSIGGIHEDYQLPYYDLVPSDPSVEEMRKVVCEQKLRPNIPNRWQSCEALRVMAKIMRECWYANGAARLTALRIKKTLSQLSQQEGIKM; encoded by the exons ATGGAGGCGGCGGCCGCTGCTCCGCGTCCCCGGCTGCTTCTCCTCGtgctggcggcggcggcggcggcgctgcTCCCGGGGGCGACGG CATTACAGTGTTTCTGCCACCTCTGTACAAAAGACAATTTTACTTGTGTGACAGATGGGCTCTGCTTTGTCTCTGTCACAGAGACCACAGACAAAGTTATACACAACAGCATGTGTATAGCTGAAATTGACTTAATTCCTCGAGATAGGCCATTTGTATGTGCACCCTCTTCAAAAACTGGGTCTGTGACTACAACATATTGCTGCAATCAGGACCATTGCAATAAAATAGAACTTCCAACTACTG TAAAGTCGTCACCTGGCCTTGGTCCCGTGGAACTGGCAGCTGTCATTGCTGGACCAGTGTGCTTTGTCTGCATCTCACTCATGTTGATGGTATATATCTGCCACAGTCGCACTGTCATTCACCATCGAGTGCCAAATGAAGAGGACCCTTCATTAGATCGCCCTTTTATTTCAGAGGGTACTACGTTGAAAGACTTAATTTATGATATGACAACATCAGGTTCTGGCTCAG gTTTACCATTGCTTGTTCAGAGAACAATTGCGAGAACTATTGTGTTACAAGAAAGCATTGGCAAAGGTCGATTTGGAGAAGTGTGGCGAGGAAAGTGGCGGGGAGAAGAAGTTGCTGTTAAGATATTCTCTTCTAGAGAAGAACGTTCATGGTTCCGTGAGGCAGAGATTTATCAAACTGTAATGTTACGTCATGAAAACATCCTGGGATTTATAGCAGCAGACAATAAAG ACAATGGCACTTGGACTCAGCTCTGGTTGGTGTCAGATTATCATGAGCATGGATCCCTTTTTGATTACTTAAACAGATACACAGTTACTGTGGAAGGAATGATAAAACTTGCTCTGTCCACAGCGAGCGGTCTTGCCCATCTTCACATGGAGATTGTTGGTACCCAAG GAAAGCCAGCCATTGCTCATAGAGATTTGAAATCAAAGAATATCTTGGTAAAGAAGAATGGAACTTGCTGTATTGCAGACTTAGGACTGGCAGTAAGACACGATTCAGCCACAGATACCATTGATATTGCTCCAAACCACAGAGTGGGAACAAAAAG GTACATGGCCCCTGAAGTTCTCGATGATTCCataaatatgaaacattttgAATCCTTCAAACGTGCTGACATCTATGCAATGGGCTTAGTATTCTGGGAAATTGCTCGACGATGTTCCATTGGTG GAATTCATGAAGATTACCAGCTGCCTTATTATGATCTTGTACCTTCTGACCCATCagtggaagaaatgagaaaagttgTTTGTGAACAGAAGTTAAGGCCAAATATCCCAAACAGATGGCAGAGCTGCGAA